In Thermoanaerobaculia bacterium, the genomic window CATTGTATCGGTAAACCTGCCAGCTCGGCAAATTTCCTGGTAATGTGAAAGCCGTTGAGAACCACATCCGGGGTGGTTTCATCCATAAGATGGGTATTGGCAATGATCCCGGTCACCTTCAATCGGCTGGTCGCTTCTATGGACTGGATCATGGCGAGGTTTCCATCGATATCCGAAGTCCGGGGACGGGAGTGGTTCACGACCATCAAGAGTTCAAGGTCCAGGTTGTTTAAAACGTCGTGAAAGGATGAAAGAACCCTGCATCCGTCAGCATCTCCAGCCACATCCATCACAACCCTGGATGATCCATTCTGCAGCACACCCCGAATTTCCGGCATGACAATCGGAAGATCGGCATATACTCTCTCCCCGGAAGGAATAATCATGGAGACTCCGGTGGAGACAAGAAAATTTCTTACCATACGGGATCGAAAGAAGGGTTTGACGATATCCAGATCAACGAAATAAACATCATTCTCAATCTCATTTTCTTTCAGCGCAAGATTAATCCCAATCTCAGATTTTCCGCTTCCAAAATGTCCGACCAGGATCGAAACGCGCGTAAGCATCCGGTCACCTTACCATACCGGGGGGTAAAATTCAATTCGCCGACTCCGGTGTTTCAAGAATTCAAAGGACCCGCACGGCATAATGTTAATGTCTCTAATTACAATTGTTAGAATATATCTTATAGATGCACTATAAGATCTATGCACACTATCACCTACGCCCCCTTGACATGAAAATATAAAATCACTATCCTTTGCTTAGCACTCACCCGGATCGAGTGCTAACAAAATGAAAACCACTATCTGTTGAGAAAGGAGCACGGTATGAAAATGAAAGTCAGACCCCTCTATGACCGCATCCTGGTCAAGCGCCTCGAGCCCGAAGAGGAAATGCGTGGCGGAATCATTATTCCCGACACGGCAAAGGAAAAGCCGATGGAAGGTGAAGTCATCGCGGCAGGTTCCGGAAAGATGGATGAGAACGGAAAGAGGATTCCCCTGGATGTAAAGAAAGGGGATCGAATCCTTCTCGGCAAGTATGCCGGCACCGACATTAAGATCGACGGGGAAGATTACGTCATCCTGCGGGAAGATGAAGTCCTCGCCATTATTGAAAAGTAAAAGGAGGCTATCATGGCGAAACAGATTATTTACAGTGAAGATGCACGACAGGCAATCCTCCGCGGCGTGAACAAGCTGGCCGACGCGGTGAAGGTAACCCTCGGTCCCAAGGGGCGCAACGTCATTCTTGAAAAGAAGTTTGGCTCCCCCACCATCACCAAAGACGGTGTCACCGTTGCCAAAGAGATCGAGTTAAAGGATCCGCTGGAGAACATGGGCGCTCAGATGGTGAAAGAAGTGGCCTCAAAAACCAGTGACGTAGCCGGGGACGGGACCACGACCGCTACGGTTCTTGCCCAGGCGATCTACCGGGAAGGGCTCAAGATGGTCGCATCCGGAGCCAACCCCATGGACCTCAAGCGCGGAATCGAGCTGGCTGTGAAGGAAACCACGAAGGCGATCGACGATCTTTCCAAGCCCGTCGAAACCAGTGAGCAGATCGCTTTTGTCGGAACCATTTCCGCCAACAACGACAGTGAGATCGGTCAGACGATCGCCCAGGCCATGGACAAGGTTGGAAAAGACGGCGTGATCACCGTGGAAGAAGCCAAGGGACTGGAAACCACCCTCGAAGTTGTGGAAGGCATGCAGTTTGACCGCGGTTACCTTTCTCCCTATTTCGTCTCCGATCCCGAGCGGATGGAATGCGCTCTGGACAATGCCGTCATCCTTCTCTTTGAGAAAAAGATCTCCAACATGAAGGATCTGCTTCCCATCCTTGAGCAGGTGGCCCGCCAGGGGAAACCCTTTGTCATCCTTGCCGAAGATGTGGAAGGTGAAGCCCTTGCCACGCTCGTGGTCAACAAGCTTCGCGGAACATTGAATGTTTGTGCCGTGAAAGCCCCTGGATTCGGCGATCGCCGCAAAGCCATGATGGAAGACATCGCCATTCTCACCGGCGGTAAGCTCATCAGTGAAGATCTGGGCATCAAGCTTGAAAACGTCAAGTGGGATGACCTTGGCCATGCAAAGAAGATCACGATCACCAAGGAAGACACAACGATCGTCGTTGACACCTCGGATAAAGCCCGCAAGGAAGCTATCGCCGGTCGGGTGAAGCAGATTAAGGCCCAGATTGACGAGACATCCTCGGATTATGATCGGGAAAAACTGCAGGAACGACTTGCCAAGCTCGTTGGCGGCGTCGCAGTGATCAAGGTTGGAGCCGCTACGGAAACCGAGATGAAGGAAAAGAAAGCGCGGGTCGAAGACGCCATGCATGCCACCAAGGCAGCCGTGGAAGAAGGCATCGTGCCCGGCGGTGGTGTCGCCCTTCTGCGTGCCATTCCGATTCTCGAAAAGTTAGCAACCGAAGGCGACGTTCATCAGGGCGTCAAAATCGTCATGAAATCCCTCGAAGAACCCCTGCGGTGGATCGTGAACAACACCGGCCTCGAAGGCAGCGTGATTGTGAATGAGATCAAGGGCAAGAAGGGATCCGTAGGTTTCAATGCTCAGACCGAAGTTGTGGAAGACCTCATGAAGGCCGGCATCGTTGATCCTGCCAAGGTCACCAAGAACGCTCTGTACAATGCCGCTTCTATCGCAGGACTGCTCCTGACGACCGAAGCTCTTGTTTCCGAGATTAAAGAGGATAAGGAAGAGAAGACTCCGCCCATGCCCGGCGGTGACATGTATTAATCGAACCTTCCCCACCTTACAGCTTTGCCCGGCCCCCTCGCCAGAGGGGGCCATTTTTATGAGTCTTATCGCCGGATCTCAATTACTATGACCCTGAACGCAGGGAGGAATCCCTCTGCTATAATTCTTTCCGTGCTTGTACTTATTGACGGCCACTCCAGCCTCTATCGCGCCTACTATGCGATTCGACATCTCTCCGCCAGGGACGGAACACCCACAAATGCCGTCTTCGGATTCGTTCAGATCCTCCATAAAATCCTGGATGATTTTTCGCCCGATCACTGCGGTGTAGCCTTTGACGTCGCCCGGAAAACATTCCGATCCGACCTCTACCCGCCTTACAAATCCACCAGGAAACCGATGCCGGACGATCTGCGCCCTCAGGTTCCCCTGATCAAGGAAATTCTGGGAGCCATGACCATTCCCGTTCTTGAAATGGAAGATTTCGAAGCGGATGACGTGATCGCGACCCTGGCAACTCAGACGGCAGATCGTGGAGATCACGTTCTAATTGTGTCATCCGACAAGGATCTGATGCAGCTTCTCTCCAACAAAATTCACCTCTATCACACATCCTGGGGGGAAGTCGTCACTCCGGCATCCTTTGAGGCCAGAATGGGATTTCCCTCATCGTGCATGACGGAATATCAGGCATTGTTGGGGGACAGCTCGGACAATATTCCCGGGGTCAGGGGGATTGGAGAAAAGGGGGCCCAGACCCTGATTCAGTCTTACGGAACCCTTGAGGAAATTTACAGTCACCTGGATGAAATCAAGGGTGCGACGGGGAGAAAGCTGGCCGAGGGAAGGGACCAGGCGTTTCTTTCCAGAGATCTGGCCACTCTGCGGAGAGACCTTCCCCTTTCGGTAGAAGAAGATGCCCTGGCCCTGACCCGTCCAGATATGGATGTCCTGAAGGAACTCTATTTACGCCTGGATTTCACCTCCCTCGCACGGAAACTGGAGTCCTCCGAAACCCGTACAATCCGTGAGGTCGAAGGCCCCCCTGACTGGCGCGGAATCGACCATGCCGCCATCGTGAAAGACGGCAGCGAAATCTGTCTCTCACCATCCCCTGACATTCTTTACAGTTTTTCCAGAGACATCTGGAAGACCCAGGCCAATAAGGGGAACATCTCATGGATAACTTTTCACGCCAAGGACCTCTACGGTACGGTTTTGCATCCCAGAGAGTCCGGAGGTGTCCCCATTCACGACATCGAACTGATGGCCTATCTGCTCGATCCTGGACGGGCCGGACTCGGGATAACCGATCTTGCGTCCCGCTACCTGGGACGGGGAGAGGTACACCATATCCCTCCCGTAATCCTGGAACTCTATCCGATTCTCCTGCATTCCCTCAAAGAGGAAGGACTTTTTGCTCTTTATGAAGAGATTGAGCTGCCCCTGATTTCCATTCTTTCGGCCATGGAGGCGGATGGTGTCTATGTCGACACTGGAATTCTCTATGAACTGGGAGACCGAATCGCAAAACAGATGGGAGAGCTTGAGAAGGAAATCTACGACCTGGCCGGACATCCCTTTAACATAAATTCGCCGAAACAATTGCGGGAGATTCTTTATGAGGAAATGGGTCTTCGGCCCTCCGGAGTAAAAACTGCGAAAACCAAACAGCTATCCACAGGAGAACAGGCTCTTCAGGATCTCATCAGCCGCGGCCACGCCTTTCCCGCCCTGATCCTGAAATACCGGGAACTTGCCAAATTAAGCGGAACCTATGTCGAACCCATTCCAAAACTGCTGGATTCCCGCGGACGCCTGCATACCACCTTTCACCAGACCACCACCGCCACCGGGAGATTATCTTCCTCAGATCCCAATGTCCAGAACATCCCGATTCGTACAGAGCTGGGGAGGGAAATTCGCCGCGCATTTGCAGCTCCTCCGGGGAGGCTTCTTGTCGCCGCCGACTATTCCCAGATCGAACTCCGTCTCCTGGCCCACTTTTCAGAGGATCCCGTTCTCCTTGAGGCTTTCCGGCGAGGGGCCGACATCCATACGGCCACGGCCGCCAAGGTTTTTCATATAAGCGAAGAGGAGGTCACCCCGGATCTTCGACGACGGGCCAAGACGATCAACTTCGGTGTTCTGTACGGCATGAGCGCTCACGGATTAAGTACGCAGATGGGAATTTCAAGGGAAGAGGCCCAGGATTTCATTACGGCCTACTTCGAAGGATTTCCGGGGATTCGATCCTATCTCGATGGAGTAATGGAGGAAACCCGAAACACCGGCCTGGTCCGGACGCTGAAAGGACGATTACGCCGACTCCCGGAAATTCACAGCTCAAATTTCAATATTCGGTCCAATGCGGAGCGAATGGCCATCAACGCACCTCTTCAGGGAACGGCGGCGGATATTATCAAGATGGCCATGGTCAGGGTATGGAGGGATATCCTTCGGGACTCGCAAGATGTTAAGATGGTTCTCCAGGTACACGATGAGCTCCTTCTTGAAGTCCCCGAATCAATCGCCGGGGAAATCGGGAAGAGGGTCAAGTCTATTATGGAGAGCGTCGTCACATTGCACGTTCCCCTTCAAGTGGATGTGGGTGTGGGCGCTCACTGGGAAGAGGTGAAATGAAACGAACGCTTTTGATCGCCATGGTATGGATGAGCTTTCTGGCGGGAATCTACGCTCAGGAACCCTTTCGGGATGCTGAC contains:
- the groES gene encoding co-chaperone GroES, which produces MKVRPLYDRILVKRLEPEEEMRGGIIIPDTAKEKPMEGEVIAAGSGKMDENGKRIPLDVKKGDRILLGKYAGTDIKIDGEDYVILREDEVLAIIEK
- a CDS encoding DNA polymerase I, yielding MLVLIDGHSSLYRAYYAIRHLSARDGTPTNAVFGFVQILHKILDDFSPDHCGVAFDVARKTFRSDLYPPYKSTRKPMPDDLRPQVPLIKEILGAMTIPVLEMEDFEADDVIATLATQTADRGDHVLIVSSDKDLMQLLSNKIHLYHTSWGEVVTPASFEARMGFPSSCMTEYQALLGDSSDNIPGVRGIGEKGAQTLIQSYGTLEEIYSHLDEIKGATGRKLAEGRDQAFLSRDLATLRRDLPLSVEEDALALTRPDMDVLKELYLRLDFTSLARKLESSETRTIREVEGPPDWRGIDHAAIVKDGSEICLSPSPDILYSFSRDIWKTQANKGNISWITFHAKDLYGTVLHPRESGGVPIHDIELMAYLLDPGRAGLGITDLASRYLGRGEVHHIPPVILELYPILLHSLKEEGLFALYEEIELPLISILSAMEADGVYVDTGILYELGDRIAKQMGELEKEIYDLAGHPFNINSPKQLREILYEEMGLRPSGVKTAKTKQLSTGEQALQDLISRGHAFPALILKYRELAKLSGTYVEPIPKLLDSRGRLHTTFHQTTTATGRLSSSDPNVQNIPIRTELGREIRRAFAAPPGRLLVAADYSQIELRLLAHFSEDPVLLEAFRRGADIHTATAAKVFHISEEEVTPDLRRRAKTINFGVLYGMSAHGLSTQMGISREEAQDFITAYFEGFPGIRSYLDGVMEETRNTGLVRTLKGRLRRLPEIHSSNFNIRSNAERMAINAPLQGTAADIIKMAMVRVWRDILRDSQDVKMVLQVHDELLLEVPESIAGEIGKRVKSIMESVVTLHVPLQVDVGVGAHWEEVK
- the groL gene encoding chaperonin GroEL (60 kDa chaperone family; promotes refolding of misfolded polypeptides especially under stressful conditions; forms two stacked rings of heptamers to form a barrel-shaped 14mer; ends can be capped by GroES; misfolded proteins enter the barrel where they are refolded when GroES binds), which codes for MAKQIIYSEDARQAILRGVNKLADAVKVTLGPKGRNVILEKKFGSPTITKDGVTVAKEIELKDPLENMGAQMVKEVASKTSDVAGDGTTTATVLAQAIYREGLKMVASGANPMDLKRGIELAVKETTKAIDDLSKPVETSEQIAFVGTISANNDSEIGQTIAQAMDKVGKDGVITVEEAKGLETTLEVVEGMQFDRGYLSPYFVSDPERMECALDNAVILLFEKKISNMKDLLPILEQVARQGKPFVILAEDVEGEALATLVVNKLRGTLNVCAVKAPGFGDRRKAMMEDIAILTGGKLISEDLGIKLENVKWDDLGHAKKITITKEDTTIVVDTSDKARKEAIAGRVKQIKAQIDETSSDYDREKLQERLAKLVGGVAVIKVGAATETEMKEKKARVEDAMHATKAAVEEGIVPGGGVALLRAIPILEKLATEGDVHQGVKIVMKSLEEPLRWIVNNTGLEGSVIVNEIKGKKGSVGFNAQTEVVEDLMKAGIVDPAKVTKNALYNAASIAGLLLTTEALVSEIKEDKEEKTPPMPGGDMY